A genomic window from Terrisporobacter glycolicus ATCC 14880 = DSM 1288 includes:
- the disA gene encoding DNA integrity scanning diadenylate cyclase DisA, translated as MDNIMDNKNLLHALRKISPGTPLRQGLDNVLRAKTGGLIVLASDDEISEIVDGGFKIDADYSPAYLYELAKMDGAIVLSDDVKKILLANAQLIPDYSIQTSETGTRHRTAERVAKQTGAIVISISQRRNIITVYRGEQKYVVEEISKIFTKANQALQTLEKYKSVLDQAILNLNSFEFKDMVTIYEVALVVQKIEMVMRIINIIEKYVIELGEEGTLVRMQLEELMGTTKKDRMMIYMDYKKDNVELKEIQRKMKSLTDDELLDLVKVAKILGYSGITESMDMEIRPKGYRVLNKIHRLPSGIIENIINYFDDFKSIQAASIEDLDEVEGIGEIRATYIKNGLIKMERMASLDMQI; from the coding sequence ATCGATAATATTATGGATAATAAAAACTTACTTCATGCACTTAGAAAAATATCTCCAGGAACTCCTCTTAGACAAGGACTTGATAATGTACTTAGAGCTAAGACTGGTGGACTTATAGTATTGGCCAGTGATGATGAAATATCTGAAATCGTAGATGGTGGTTTTAAAATAGATGCAGACTATTCTCCAGCATATTTGTATGAATTGGCTAAAATGGACGGTGCTATAGTTTTAAGTGATGATGTAAAGAAAATATTATTGGCAAATGCACAGTTAATACCTGACTATTCAATACAAACATCAGAAACTGGAACTAGACATAGAACAGCAGAAAGGGTAGCAAAACAGACAGGTGCTATAGTAATATCTATTTCTCAAAGAAGAAATATAATTACTGTATACAGGGGAGAACAAAAATACGTAGTTGAAGAAATATCAAAGATATTTACTAAGGCTAATCAAGCTTTACAAACATTAGAAAAGTATAAATCAGTTTTAGATCAAGCTATTTTAAATCTTAATTCATTTGAATTTAAAGATATGGTTACTATCTATGAAGTAGCACTAGTAGTTCAAAAAATAGAAATGGTTATGAGAATAATAAATATAATTGAAAAATATGTAATTGAGCTAGGAGAAGAAGGAACACTAGTAAGAATGCAGCTAGAAGAACTAATGGGAACTACAAAAAAAGATAGAATGATGATTTATATGGATTATAAAAAAGACAATGTAGAGTTAAAAGAAATACAAAGAAAAATGAAAAGTTTGACAGATGATGAATTACTTGATTTAGTAAAAGTAGCAAAGATCTTAGGTTACTCTGGCATAACTGAGAGTATGGATATGGAAATTAGACCAAAAGGATATAGAGTTTTAAATAAAATTCATAGGTTACCAAGTGGAATTATAGAGAATATTATTAATTATTTTGATGACTTCAAAAGTATTCAAGCGGCTTCAATTGAGGATTTAGATGAAGTTGAAGGGATAGGTGAAATAAGAGCAACTTATATAAAAAATGGACTTATAAAAATGGAAAGAATGGCATCGCTAGATATGCAAATATAA
- a CDS encoding PIN/TRAM domain-containing protein, translating to MISKIIRVLISLLGVILGTTSYLSLAKIFPQLSFGIENVYLVSLVAGLLVGIFFYLISPWFFNKVRRFVKILDTEISKYPQTDILLGVVGLIVGLVIAYLIVGGLFGSISGMPLIKTILSIIIYIFMGYIGVKITLKSREDLFNIGKLSRLSTGLGKDKLGKKDNAIKSIPPKVLDTSVIIDGRIADICRTGFVEGKLIIPKFVLNELQHIADSSDDLKRVRGRRGLDILNIIQKELDIEVEITEKDFDDIPEVDSKLLKLAQVMNGKVVTNDYNLNKVAQFQGVEVLNINELANAVKPVAIPGEEMVAQVVKEGKESNQGIAYLDDGTMIVVEGGRKHIGETINVLVTSVLQTSAGRMIFGKPKN from the coding sequence TTGATAAGCAAAATAATAAGAGTATTAATATCTCTTTTAGGAGTTATATTAGGAACAACTTCATATTTAAGTTTAGCTAAAATATTTCCACAACTTAGTTTTGGAATAGAAAATGTATATTTAGTAAGTTTAGTAGCAGGTCTATTAGTAGGGATATTTTTCTACCTAATAAGTCCGTGGTTTTTCAATAAAGTAAGAAGATTTGTAAAAATTTTAGATACAGAAATATCTAAATATCCACAAACAGATATATTATTAGGAGTAGTAGGATTAATAGTAGGTCTTGTTATAGCATATTTAATAGTAGGTGGATTATTTGGATCAATTTCAGGAATGCCTTTAATCAAAACAATTTTATCTATAATAATCTACATATTTATGGGTTATATAGGTGTAAAAATAACTTTAAAAAGTAGAGAAGATTTATTTAATATTGGTAAATTAAGTAGATTATCTACAGGTTTAGGAAAAGATAAGTTAGGTAAAAAAGATAATGCTATAAAATCAATACCACCAAAAGTACTAGATACTAGTGTAATAATAGATGGTAGAATAGCCGATATTTGCAGGACCGGTTTTGTAGAAGGAAAACTTATTATACCTAAGTTTGTTTTAAATGAATTACAACATATTGCAGATTCTTCGGATGATTTAAAGAGAGTTAGAGGGAGAAGAGGTTTAGACATACTTAATATAATTCAAAAAGAATTAGATATAGAAGTTGAAATAACTGAAAAAGATTTTGATGATATACCAGAAGTTGATAGTAAACTTCTTAAGCTTGCTCAAGTAATGAATGGAAAAGTCGTGACAAATGATTATAACCTAAATAAAGTAGCTCAATTCCAAGGAGTAGAAGTTCTAAACATAAATGAACTTGCTAATGCTGTTAAACCTGTTGCAATACCAGGAGAAGAAATGGTAGCTCAAGTTGTAAAAGAAGGTAAAGAGTCTAATCAAGGAATAGCTTACCTAGATGATGGAACAATGATAGTTGTAGAAGGTGGAAGAAAACATATTGGTGAAACAATAAATGTATTAGTTACATCGGTACTTCAGACTTCTGCAGGAAGAATGATATTTGGAAAACCTAAGAATTAA
- the ispD gene encoding 2-C-methyl-D-erythritol 4-phosphate cytidylyltransferase: MNSVVIVSAGKGSRMKADINKQFLKIRGKEVIAHTIDKFYKNKNIGEIIIVIREDEEEFFQKNIINKYGYRNIKVALGGKERQDSVYNGLKQIDKKCKIVLIHDGARPFVTNEIIEKSIICAKEYNSAIVGVPVKDTIKIVNKNNEVCDTPNRSTLWSIQTPQVFDYSLIIKAHEKAKHDKYYGTDDSMLMEHLGHNVKVVEGSYNNIKITTPEDLKIAEEILREN, encoded by the coding sequence ATGAATAGTGTAGTTATTGTTAGTGCAGGAAAAGGAAGTCGAATGAAGGCTGATATAAACAAACAATTTCTAAAAATAAGGGGTAAAGAAGTAATAGCCCATACTATAGATAAATTTTATAAAAATAAAAATATTGGAGAAATAATTATAGTAATTAGGGAAGATGAAGAAGAATTCTTCCAAAAAAATATTATAAATAAGTATGGATATAGAAATATAAAGGTTGCTCTTGGAGGAAAAGAAAGGCAAGACTCTGTATATAATGGATTAAAACAAATAGATAAAAAATGTAAAATAGTTTTAATTCATGATGGAGCAAGACCTTTTGTAACTAATGAAATTATAGAAAAATCTATAATTTGTGCGAAAGAATACAATAGTGCAATAGTAGGGGTTCCTGTTAAAGATACTATAAAAATAGTAAATAAAAATAATGAGGTGTGTGATACTCCAAATAGAAGTACATTATGGTCAATTCAAACTCCGCAAGTTTTTGATTACTCACTTATTATAAAGGCTCACGAAAAAGCTAAACATGATAAATATTATGGAACAGACGATTCAATGTTAATGGAGCATTTAGGACATAATGTTAAAGTGGTAGAGGGTTCTTATAATAATATAAAGATAACTACCCCGGAAGATTTAAAAATAGCGGAAGAAATTTTAAGAGAAAATTAA
- the ispF gene encoding 2-C-methyl-D-erythritol 2,4-cyclodiphosphate synthase, producing the protein MRIGLGYDVHKLVEGRPLIIGGVNVPHEKGLLGHSDADVLIHAIMDGMLGALALGDIGKHFPDTEEKYKGADSMKLLKCVNDLINEKGYEINNIDSIIVAQSPKMAPHIEQMRRNIAIVLNTDIENISVKATTEEGLGFTGEKQGISSQSICLLNKK; encoded by the coding sequence ATGAGAATTGGTTTAGGATATGACGTACACAAACTTGTTGAAGGAAGACCTTTGATCATAGGAGGAGTAAATGTTCCACATGAAAAGGGACTTCTTGGACATTCTGATGCAGATGTATTGATTCACGCTATAATGGATGGTATGCTAGGGGCACTGGCTTTGGGTGATATAGGTAAGCACTTCCCAGATACAGAAGAAAAATATAAGGGTGCAGATAGTATGAAACTTTTAAAATGTGTTAATGACTTAATAAATGAAAAAGGATATGAAATAAATAACATAGACAGTATAATAGTAGCTCAAAGTCCTAAGATGGCTCCACATATAGAACAAATGAGAAGAAATATTGCAATAGTACTAAATACAGATATAGAAAATATAAGTGTGAAGGCAACTACGGAAGAAGGCCTTGGTTTTACCGGTGAAAAACAAGGGATTTCATCTCAAAGTATTTGTTTACTGAATAAAAAGTAA
- a CDS encoding proline--tRNA ligase, with amino-acid sequence MRMSRMFIPTLKEVPADAEITSHQLMLRSGMIKKMSSGLYNHLPLGLRVFRKISDIIREEMNAKDANEIFCTGIIPAELWQESGRWEAMGPEMFRLQDRTGKDYCLGPTHEEVFTDTIRQEVKSYKDLPVNLYQIQAKYRDERRPRFGVMRTKTFLMKDAYSFDMDEAGLDKSYQDMFDAYTKIFARCGLDNSPVQADSGAIGGAFSAEFMVKSEVGEDEIVFCKECDYAANIEKAESVNHEPCKEEMLALEEIHTPEVKTIEELQNFMNTDASKCAKTLIFDADGKSVAVVVRGDRDVNDTKVANAIGGVIEMDMASAEMVKAVTGAETGFAGPIGIKADYLFIDQEVVDQSNLIVGANKTEYHIKNANYGRDFEGVVGDFRSVQHGDKCTKCGGELEIMRGVEVGHIFKLGTKYSEAMNCTFVDKEGKSHPIQMGCYGIGVERTAAAIIEQHYDENGIKWPLSVAPYHVIVVPVNMKKEEQVENAEKIYKQLESMGVETILDDRDERPGFKFKDAELIGIPMRITVGKDIVDGKVEFVLRETGEKELIALEDIEARIREEFKKNNVRL; translated from the coding sequence ATGAGAATGTCAAGAATGTTTATACCAACATTAAAAGAAGTTCCAGCTGATGCAGAGATAACAAGTCATCAGTTAATGCTAAGATCAGGAATGATTAAAAAAATGTCTTCAGGACTTTATAATCATTTACCATTAGGGCTAAGAGTATTTAGAAAAATAAGCGACATAATAAGAGAAGAAATGAATGCAAAAGATGCTAATGAGATATTCTGTACAGGTATAATACCTGCTGAATTATGGCAAGAATCTGGTAGATGGGAAGCTATGGGACCAGAAATGTTCAGATTACAGGATAGAACTGGGAAAGATTACTGTCTTGGACCAACACATGAAGAAGTATTTACGGACACAATAAGACAAGAAGTAAAATCTTACAAAGACCTTCCAGTAAATTTATATCAAATACAAGCAAAATACAGAGATGAAAGAAGACCAAGATTTGGTGTTATGAGAACTAAAACATTCTTAATGAAGGATGCTTATAGTTTTGATATGGATGAAGCAGGACTAGACAAGTCATATCAAGACATGTTTGATGCATATACAAAAATATTTGCTAGATGTGGTCTTGATAATTCACCAGTTCAAGCGGATTCAGGAGCTATAGGTGGAGCTTTCTCAGCAGAATTCATGGTTAAATCAGAAGTTGGAGAAGATGAAATAGTATTCTGTAAAGAATGTGATTATGCAGCTAATATAGAAAAGGCTGAATCAGTAAATCATGAACCATGTAAAGAAGAAATGTTAGCGTTAGAAGAAATTCATACTCCAGAAGTAAAAACAATAGAAGAATTACAAAACTTTATGAATACAGATGCAAGCAAATGTGCTAAAACTTTAATATTTGATGCAGACGGTAAATCTGTAGCAGTAGTTGTTAGAGGAGACAGAGATGTTAACGATACTAAGGTTGCTAATGCTATAGGTGGAGTTATAGAAATGGATATGGCAAGTGCAGAAATGGTTAAAGCAGTTACTGGTGCTGAAACAGGATTCGCTGGACCAATAGGAATAAAAGCTGATTATTTATTCATAGACCAAGAGGTTGTAGACCAATCTAACTTAATAGTTGGTGCTAACAAAACTGAATATCATATAAAAAATGCTAACTACGGAAGAGATTTCGAAGGTGTAGTAGGAGATTTCAGATCTGTACAACATGGAGATAAATGTACTAAGTGTGGTGGAGAATTAGAGATAATGAGAGGTGTTGAAGTTGGTCACATCTTCAAATTAGGAACTAAGTACTCTGAAGCAATGAACTGTACCTTTGTAGACAAAGAAGGAAAATCACATCCAATACAAATGGGATGTTATGGAATAGGTGTTGAAAGAACAGCAGCAGCTATAATAGAGCAACACTACGATGAAAATGGTATAAAATGGCCTTTATCAGTAGCACCATATCATGTTATAGTTGTACCAGTAAATATGAAAAAAGAAGAGCAAGTAGAAAATGCAGAAAAAATCTACAAGCAATTAGAATCTATGGGTGTTGAAACTATATTAGATGATAGAGATGAAAGACCAGGGTTCAAATTCAAAGATGCAGAATTAATAGGTATACCAATGAGAATTACAGTTGGTAAAGATATAGTAGATGGAAAAGTTGAATTTGTATTAAGAGAAACTGGTGAAAAAGAATTAATAGCTTTAGAAGATATAGAAGCTAGAATTAGAGAAGAATTCAAAAAAAATAACGTAAGATTATAA
- the gltX gene encoding glutamate--tRNA ligase produces MSNVRVRFAPSPTGFVHIGSLRTALYNYLFAKKMGGEYILRVEDTDRTRLVDGAIENMLNAMKWAGVNHTEGVMLDDNGNVVQKGDCGPYIQSERLDIYQKYIQELLDNGKAYYCFCTKERLDEVREKQREAGETAKYDGHCRDLSKEEVEAKIAAGEPYVIRLRLPENHVIKFMDGVRGETEFNTNDLDDQVLIKTDGFPTYHFAVVVDDYLMGITHVIRGEEWVSSTPKHVYLYEAFGWEAPTFVHLPNILNKEKKKLSKRQGDVAVEDFKQKGYLPEGLVNYVALVGWSPEENQEIFSMEELEQAFSIERVSKSGGVFDTEKLNWVNQHYMKDGDDEVLTNLAIPFLVESGFVTEEEAKEKYDFLKGMVSVLKEKLQYVKEITDHASIFFGDKVELETEECRDFLKLEHIPTLVDALIEKLSNMEVLNESTAKAMLKEIQKEHGIKGKNLFMGSRISLTGQMHGPDLNKIMEVIGKNTCLNRLAYVKNNIL; encoded by the coding sequence ATGAGTAATGTTAGAGTAAGATTTGCTCCAAGTCCCACAGGATTTGTTCATATAGGTAGTTTAAGAACAGCTCTTTATAACTATTTATTCGCTAAAAAAATGGGTGGTGAATACATATTAAGAGTGGAAGATACTGATAGAACAAGACTTGTTGATGGTGCAATAGAAAATATGCTAAATGCTATGAAATGGGCTGGCGTAAATCACACAGAAGGAGTTATGTTAGATGACAATGGAAATGTGGTGCAAAAAGGTGATTGTGGACCATATATCCAATCTGAAAGATTAGATATATATCAAAAGTATATTCAAGAACTTTTAGATAACGGTAAAGCTTACTACTGTTTCTGTACAAAAGAAAGATTAGATGAAGTAAGAGAAAAACAAAGAGAAGCAGGAGAAACTGCTAAATATGATGGTCACTGTAGAGACCTTTCTAAAGAAGAAGTTGAAGCCAAAATAGCAGCTGGAGAGCCTTATGTTATAAGACTTAGATTACCAGAAAATCATGTTATAAAATTCATGGATGGTGTTAGAGGAGAAACTGAGTTTAATACTAATGATTTAGATGATCAAGTTTTAATAAAAACTGATGGATTCCCAACTTACCACTTTGCTGTTGTAGTTGATGATTACTTAATGGGTATTACTCATGTAATAAGAGGAGAAGAATGGGTTTCTTCTACTCCTAAACATGTATACTTATATGAAGCATTCGGATGGGAAGCTCCAACATTTGTACATTTACCAAACATACTTAATAAAGAAAAGAAAAAATTAAGTAAAAGACAAGGTGACGTTGCAGTAGAAGACTTCAAACAAAAAGGATACTTACCAGAAGGATTAGTTAACTATGTTGCACTAGTTGGTTGGTCTCCAGAAGAAAACCAAGAAATATTCTCTATGGAAGAACTTGAACAAGCTTTCTCTATAGAGAGAGTTTCTAAGAGCGGTGGAGTGTTTGATACAGAAAAATTAAACTGGGTTAACCAACACTATATGAAAGATGGAGATGACGAAGTTTTAACTAACTTAGCTATACCATTCTTAGTGGAATCTGGTTTCGTAACAGAAGAAGAAGCTAAAGAAAAATATGATTTCTTAAAAGGAATGGTTTCGGTTCTTAAAGAAAAATTGCAATATGTAAAAGAAATAACTGATCATGCTTCGATATTCTTTGGAGATAAGGTTGAATTAGAAACTGAAGAATGTAGAGACTTCTTAAAATTAGAGCATATACCTACTTTAGTAGATGCCTTAATAGAAAAATTATCTAACATGGAAGTTTTAAATGAATCAACTGCAAAAGCTATGCTTAAAGAAATACAAAAAGAGCATGGAATAAAAGGTAAAAACTTATTTATGGGATCAAGAATAAGTTTAACAGGACAAATGCATGGTCCAGATCTTAATAAAATAATGGAAGTTATAGGAAAAAATACTTGCTTAAATAGATTAGCTTATGTAAAAAACAACATATTATAA
- the cysS gene encoding cysteine--tRNA ligase, which translates to MKLFNTMTRAKEEFKPLEEGKVKMYVCGPTVYNYIHVGNARPFIIFDTLRRYLEYRGYDVTYVQNFTDVDDKIIKRGHEENIKPEEVAKKYIEEYFVDADGLGVKRATVHPQVTENIEEIIEFVKELEEKGYAYAVNGDVYFDTQKFNGYGKLSGIKQEELEAGSRIEVNDQKRHPMDFVLWKAKKEGEPGWVSPWGEGRPGWHIECSVMSRRYLGDTIDIHAGGQDLKFPHHENEIAQSEARSGKTFSNYWMHNEYININNEKMSKSKGNFFTVRDISKLYDLEIVRFFMLSTHYRNPINFSDEILNQSKAGLERLYNAKERLEFIISKLSDDAENAEELKLEEELNSFRQRFIEAMDDDLNTADAVSIIFELAKFMNSNVNENSTKEFANKVLAEFNELTEVLNVVNKKQEDILDEEIEKLIEARTNAKKNKDFKLADQIRDELLEKGIVLEDTRQGVKWRRA; encoded by the coding sequence ATGAAACTATTTAATACCATGACAAGAGCAAAAGAAGAGTTTAAACCATTAGAAGAAGGAAAGGTTAAAATGTATGTTTGTGGTCCTACAGTATATAACTACATTCATGTAGGCAATGCTAGACCATTTATAATCTTTGATACATTAAGAAGATATTTAGAATATAGAGGATATGACGTAACTTATGTTCAAAACTTTACAGATGTAGATGATAAAATAATAAAAAGAGGTCATGAAGAGAATATAAAACCAGAAGAAGTTGCTAAAAAATATATAGAGGAATACTTTGTAGATGCAGATGGACTTGGAGTAAAAAGAGCAACTGTACACCCACAAGTCACAGAAAATATAGAGGAAATAATTGAGTTTGTTAAAGAGTTAGAAGAAAAAGGATATGCATATGCAGTAAATGGAGATGTATATTTTGATACTCAAAAATTCAATGGCTATGGAAAACTTTCTGGTATAAAACAAGAAGAATTAGAAGCTGGTTCAAGAATAGAAGTAAATGACCAAAAAAGACATCCAATGGACTTCGTTTTATGGAAAGCAAAAAAGGAAGGTGAACCAGGATGGGTGAGTCCATGGGGGGAAGGTAGACCAGGATGGCATATAGAGTGTTCTGTTATGTCTCGTAGATATTTAGGAGATACTATAGATATACACGCTGGAGGGCAAGACTTGAAATTCCCTCATCATGAAAATGAAATCGCCCAAAGTGAAGCTAGAAGTGGAAAAACATTCTCAAACTACTGGATGCACAATGAATACATCAACATTAATAATGAAAAGATGAGCAAATCAAAAGGGAATTTCTTTACAGTAAGAGATATATCAAAGTTATATGACTTAGAGATAGTTAGATTTTTCATGCTATCAACTCATTATAGAAATCCAATCAACTTTAGTGATGAAATCTTAAATCAATCTAAAGCTGGACTTGAAAGATTATACAATGCTAAGGAAAGATTAGAATTCATAATAAGTAAATTAAGTGATGATGCTGAAAATGCTGAAGAATTAAAACTAGAAGAAGAATTAAATTCATTTAGACAAAGATTTATAGAGGCTATGGATGATGACTTAAATACAGCTGATGCTGTAAGTATAATATTTGAATTAGCTAAGTTTATGAACTCTAATGTTAATGAAAATTCAACTAAAGAGTTTGCTAATAAAGTTTTAGCTGAATTTAATGAATTAACTGAAGTACTAAATGTTGTGAACAAAAAACAAGAAGATATATTAGATGAAGAAATAGAAAAATTAATAGAAGCGAGAACAAATGCTAAGAAAAATAAAGATTTTAAACTAGCTGACCAAATCAGAGATGAACTATTAGAAAAAGGTATTGTACTTGAAGACACAAGACAAGGAGTTAAATGGAGAAGAGCATAA
- a CDS encoding Mini-ribonuclease 3, which produces MDKTQLVTMSPLVLAYLGDTVYESYIREYLIRDNCNKKVNDLHKTAIKYSNAKAQASIIHGMAEELTEEENRIYKRGRNQKSHTSPKNADIIDYKCATGFEALVGYLYLKEDKERLEYIVYKGISIIESNM; this is translated from the coding sequence ATGGATAAAACACAATTAGTGACAATGTCACCGTTGGTATTAGCTTATTTAGGAGACACAGTATATGAATCTTATATAAGAGAATATTTAATAAGAGACAATTGTAATAAAAAAGTTAATGATTTACACAAAACTGCAATTAAATATTCAAATGCAAAGGCTCAAGCATCCATAATACATGGTATGGCTGAAGAGCTTACGGAAGAAGAAAATAGAATATACAAAAGAGGAAGAAATCAAAAGTCTCATACATCTCCTAAAAATGCAGACATTATAGATTATAAATGTGCAACTGGATTTGAAGCTCTAGTGGGATACCTATATTTAAAAGAAGATAAAGAAAGACTTGAATATATAGTATATAAAGGGATTTCTATAATAGAAAGTAATATGTAA
- the thyX gene encoding FAD-dependent thymidylate synthase, with product MKVKLLAHTPQPEKVIAMAAKLCYSPVGVDEIEENLSDESIEKFLNVLINMGHESPLEHVSFTFGIEGISRSCSHQIVRHRIASFSQQSQRYVKLDQFEYIIPPQIEKIEEAKKIFIQSMKKDQEDYDKLVDILFEKKYKKLIEEGKSEKEAKSQGEKIAIEDARYVFPNACETKMVFTINTRSLYNFFEHRCCERAQWEIRELATQMLKEVKTVAPILFKNCGPKCVKGPCPEGKMSCGEIVSIREKFKNL from the coding sequence ATGAAAGTAAAACTATTAGCACATACTCCACAGCCTGAAAAAGTTATAGCTATGGCAGCTAAGCTTTGTTATTCTCCAGTAGGAGTAGATGAAATAGAAGAAAATTTAAGTGATGAAAGCATAGAAAAGTTTTTAAATGTGTTGATTAATATGGGACATGAATCTCCGTTAGAGCATGTATCATTTACATTTGGGATAGAAGGAATATCTAGAAGTTGTTCTCACCAAATAGTAAGACATAGAATAGCTAGTTTTTCTCAGCAAAGTCAGAGGTATGTTAAGCTAGATCAGTTTGAGTACATTATTCCTCCACAAATTGAAAAAATAGAAGAAGCTAAAAAAATATTTATTCAGTCTATGAAAAAAGATCAAGAAGATTATGATAAATTAGTTGATATACTATTTGAAAAAAAATATAAGAAATTAATAGAAGAAGGTAAAAGTGAAAAAGAAGCTAAATCTCAAGGTGAAAAAATAGCTATCGAGGATGCTAGATATGTATTTCCTAATGCTTGTGAAACTAAAATGGTATTTACAATAAATACAAGAAGTTTATATAATTTCTTTGAACATAGATGCTGTGAAAGAGCACAGTGGGAAATAAGAGAGTTAGCAACGCAGATGCTAAAAGAAGTAAAAACAGTTGCACCAATACTATTTAAAAACTGTGGACCGAAGTGTGTAAAAGGACCATGTCCAGAAGGAAAAATGAGTTGTGGTGAAATAGTCAGCATAAGGGAAAAATTCAAAAATTTATAG
- the rlmB gene encoding 23S rRNA (guanosine(2251)-2'-O)-methyltransferase RlmB produces the protein MTNIEGRNPVIEVLKSDRQIDKIMIANGAKEGSIKKIIGMAKDKNVVVQYVNKNKLDEISTSHAHQGVIAVVSEYEYYELEELIEKAKSTKEDMFFIILDEITDPHNLGTIIRTADAVGAHGVIIPKRRSVHITPVVAKASAGAVEYVPVCKVTNIVNTIKRLKEEGLWIAAADMDGEVFYEQNLTGPIGLVIGSEGFGISRLVKQNCDFTVKMPMTGNVTSLNASVAGGILLYEIFRQRNKG, from the coding sequence TTGACAAATATAGAGGGAAGAAATCCCGTAATTGAAGTTTTAAAAAGTGATAGACAGATAGATAAAATAATGATTGCAAATGGAGCAAAAGAAGGTTCTATAAAAAAGATAATAGGAATGGCTAAGGATAAAAATGTAGTTGTACAATATGTTAATAAAAATAAATTAGATGAAATAAGTACAAGTCATGCACATCAAGGTGTAATAGCTGTTGTAAGTGAGTATGAATATTATGAGTTAGAAGAATTAATAGAAAAAGCAAAAAGTACAAAAGAAGATATGTTCTTTATAATATTAGATGAAATTACTGATCCACATAATTTAGGAACTATAATTAGAACAGCAGATGCTGTTGGAGCTCATGGAGTTATAATACCAAAGAGAAGATCTGTACATATTACTCCTGTTGTTGCTAAAGCATCAGCTGGAGCTGTGGAATATGTACCTGTTTGTAAAGTAACCAATATAGTCAACACAATAAAAAGATTAAAAGAAGAAGGTCTTTGGATAGCTGCAGCAGATATGGATGGAGAAGTTTTCTATGAACAAAATTTAACAGGTCCTATTGGACTAGTTATAGGAAGTGAAGGATTCGGTATATCCAGGTTAGTAAAACAAAATTGTGACTTTACTGTAAAAATGCCGATGACAGGTAATGTAACATCTCTGAATGCTTCTGTAGCAGGAGGAATACTTCTTTATGAAATATTTAGACAGAGAAATAAAGGCTAA
- a CDS encoding NYN domain-containing protein yields the protein MRRHNRNAYLIIDGYNIINAWDNLKEISKDDLEDAREKLIHYIIEYAQYTGKKAIIVFDAYNVKSSKEKIEERKYITIVYTKEHQTADSFIEKYISSLSKYDDIEVATSDYAEQQIVLGKGASRISARELKLYVDSAIVKIKEEQGKRQQKIQRNFLEERLDKDILSKLENIRRKH from the coding sequence ATGAGGAGACACAATAGAAACGCTTATTTAATAATAGATGGTTACAATATTATAAACGCATGGGATAATTTAAAAGAAATATCTAAAGATGATTTGGAAGATGCTAGAGAAAAGCTGATTCATTACATTATTGAATATGCACAGTATACTGGGAAAAAAGCGATAATAGTATTTGATGCTTATAATGTGAAAAGTTCTAAAGAAAAAATAGAAGAAAGAAAATATATAACTATAGTTTATACAAAAGAACATCAAACAGCAGACAGTTTCATAGAAAAATACATAAGTTCATTATCAAAGTATGACGATATAGAAGTTGCCACTAGCGACTATGCAGAACAACAAATTGTTTTAGGTAAAGGGGCTTCTAGAATATCAGCGAGAGAGTTAAAACTCTATGTAGACAGTGCAATAGTAAAAATTAAAGAAGAACAAGGAAAACGCCAGCAAAAAATACAGCGAAATTTTTTGGAAGAACGGTTAGATAAAGATATATTGTCGAAACTTGAGAACATTCGTAGAAAGCATTGA